Within the Thermodesulfobacteriota bacterium genome, the region TGTCCCTTTAATACCTTTACTATGAATTACTATAAATATTCCCTTCCTCTTGATGAGACTGTGTCATAATCCCTTTTTTTTCATTTCGAGCAAAGCAAGAAATCTAAATCATTAGTAATATTAAGATGTTAAGATTCCTCACGGAGTCTGCCCCGAGCAAAGTAACGAGATTCCTCACCGCATGTATTCCGGGAGTATTTTCAGGCAATCTTTACCTGTCACCGCTGAGGCGCAAATAACTGCGCCATGTGCCGCACCACTGGTGCCCACATCCCATTGACTAACGGTATCACCGGTAAAGAACAGGTTTTTAATATATGGATGCTTGACGCCCGGCCTTCTGTCACCCACCTGGCCGGGAATGGAGCTACAGCCATACAGGGATTCAACGGCCGTAGTAATATACCACTCAAGAATTTCATCAAACCGTGGCCACTGTTTTCGTATAAAATCAAGTTGTGCCTTGTTCGCCTTTTGCATAAGCTCTTTATTGTGAATTTCATCAGGGTTTTTTGTCTTAATGCACATATATGTCTGAGTAAGACATCCTTTGCCTTTAATTATTCTCGTTGGATCAACTTCGCTGATTTGCTCGAAGCCCCAGGGGGGATTTCCGCCATCTAACTCAATTCCCGGCAAACGACTTATAAGATAAATGCCCTTGGGCCATTTCTTCTCAAGCGGCTCACTGGCCTTTATACTCATCAGGATACCCCCCACGGATTCATAATTCTTAATTCTTCCAACAAGTTCCGTCGGGAAATAATTTTCCGGAATTATACTGAATACCTGATTCATCTGAAGATTGGATACTACGTTCTTTGCATCTATCTTTCTTTCTTTTCCGTTTTCCTTTACCAAAACACCTGTGGCATTGTAATTTTTAATGATAACTTCTTTGACTTTTGCCTTCGTAATTATTTCCCCACCATTCTCCTTGATAATATCAGCAAACACACGGGCAACAAGTTTCGTTCCACCTCTCACATCGCCCATACCGCCGCCATGCGAAAGATGCCTGCCGGTTGCACTCGTCATGTTATTTCAAAGGATCCAATCGCCTGCTGATATTTTGCTCTCGTCATTAATGCACATCTGCCATCGTGCCAATGTCGTGTAAAAGTCTATAACCCTTTTGTCATCCGTCATGCTGCTAAGATAATCTTTTAGACTCACATGAAAATATTCAAAAGCCTCACTGCGGGAAAGCGTAGCTCTTTCCGCAGCAATTTTGTTACGTTCCAGATGCGATTCTTTTGGCCAATCTTTAAAATAGTCCTGAAACTCGATCCATTCTCCATCACGCCAAAAAAGGAAGCCAATTGGATTATCAAGGGGAAGCCTTTTACCCAGCGCTCTGGCTACCAATGCATATCTGCAACGATCGCCTGCCGACGTGCCATGCCATCCCCCTTCTACGATGTAGTCCCTGAAAATACCATTTTCAATGAGCTCGAAAGAGCTGGCTGCGAATCTATGACCCAAGTTCCCATAGCCCCGTAGAGAAGGCACCGGTATTCCTTTTCGGAGTAGTCTCCATAAGGACCTCCGAAAGTCATAATTCGTCCTCCTATTTCACTTTCTTTCTCGAGGATCAACACCTTCATTCCTTCCTGCTTTGCTAAGATAGCACCGGTTATCAAGCCGCCCATCCCTGCTCCTATGATTACCGTATCATAGAGATTGTCTTTCATTTTTAGCTCCCTCAGTAATATTTTTTTTCTCCTCTTTTCTTTGACTTATCTCCCTCTCTGGTCTTTCTTTATTTTCGGTTTGTCTGGATGAGGATATGGATGGCAAAATCTGTCTACCGAAAATATGCCAGATAGTTTTTTTAGATGCTAATTTTGAGCTTACTGACTCTTCAGGATTCTTATTTTTTTGACGCTTTTATCCATCCTGAAACAGGAACCATCACTTTCTTTTTCACATCTGCCCTGAATATCCTGCAGGCTTCGGCCGGTTTGTGGTTTGTAGGACTCAAACTTAAAGGAGCACCTATTCCACCCAAATCCAGGTTTCTTGTTGATTCAAGGGCACTCATAAAGCTCTCTCTACTGAGGTTCCTTCCTGCTCTTTTGAGAGCGTCCTCTACCATCATAGAAATTACCCAGCCATCGGTAAAGATTCTATCAGTAGCATCATAACCGGGATAATACCTGCCTGTAATCTTCCTTGCTTTGATCATTCCCGGGGCATTATCAAACCACGATACATAGGCATGAACTCCCAGGAGTCCCTCAGCAAGATCGCCAGCAGCCTGCAAGGTAGTTTCCGCACATGCATAATAATGACCGAAAAGTTGAGGCTTGTAGTTATATTTGACTGCATCCTTGAGAAAAGCAATTGCCCCTGCTGCAATTTGAACCAGGATTACATGCGTAGCCCCAGCCCTCTGCAAATTAAGCACCTGGGATGAAGCATCTATGGCGCCAAAGTTTAGAACCTCTTTACGCGCCAGCTCCAAACCATGCAGCTTAATCTGGGCAGCCGCTGCCTCCGTAACCCACTTACCATAGGCATTATCAGGGTATACAATGCCTATTTTAGGATCTTTTGCCCCTGTATCTTTAACGATGTAGTCAACCAGAGCCCTCGCCATATCCTCATAAGAAGGGCCTCCGGTGAATATGTATCTCTTTAATGGTGTAGTCATTGTTTCGGCCTTGCTTACAATAATACAAGGCAATTTACTCTTTTCTATCATTTGGAACATCGCAAATGTCTGTCCTGTCCCTCCCATTGTGAGACCTGCAAATATATTATCTTTAAAAACAAGTTTCTTAAATGCAGCAATGCATCTTGGAATCGCGTAACCATCATCTTCTTTCAGGAAGTTAATCTTTCTTCCATTCACTCCACCTCTTTCATTGAGATCTTTAAAATAGGCTTCCATTGCATTATTGTAATGCATCGTAGAGTCGACGACAGGACCTGTGTACGCAAATATGTGTCCGATTTTTATTGAATTATCGGTTACCCCTGTCGTATCAGCAGCATGTATGACACGACTTCCAAAAAATCCCCACAATAAAACCGAGGCTGTGATTGCTAAAGATAAAAATATAATTTTCCCTTTCATCCTTACTCCTCCTTATACATGTTTGGATCAATGTTCAACTATTCTTAGTTTAACTTAATACCCTTATCTAGTTCCCTATATTCACCAGTCACTGCCACTTAACCTTAACACTAGTTATTCACCTCCTTTTTTCTTATATTGTAATACTGTTAATATTTGTCGATTAATCGTTTGATTAATAATACCGAAAACAGATTATCTAAGTCAAGGATATAAGTAGAATATAAATAGTATAAACCACAGAGGGAGAATTTGCGGGAGCAAAGCCGTCACTTC harbors:
- a CDS encoding NAD(P)-binding protein, producing MKDNLYDTVIIGAGMGGLITGAILAKQEGMKVLILEKESEIGGRIMTFGGPYGDYSEKEYRCLLYGAMGTWVIDSQPALSSSLKMVFSGTTS
- a CDS encoding ABC transporter substrate-binding protein; the encoded protein is MKGKIIFLSLAITASVLLWGFFGSRVIHAADTTGVTDNSIKIGHIFAYTGPVVDSTMHYNNAMEAYFKDLNERGGVNGRKINFLKEDDGYAIPRCIAAFKKLVFKDNIFAGLTMGGTGQTFAMFQMIEKSKLPCIIVSKAETMTTPLKRYIFTGGPSYEDMARALVDYIVKDTGAKDPKIGIVYPDNAYGKWVTEAAAAQIKLHGLELARKEVLNFGAIDASSQVLNLQRAGATHVILVQIAAGAIAFLKDAVKYNYKPQLFGHYYACAETTLQAAGDLAEGLLGVHAYVSWFDNAPGMIKARKITGRYYPGYDATDRIFTDGWVISMMVEDALKRAGRNLSRESFMSALESTRNLDLGGIGAPLSLSPTNHKPAEACRIFRADVKKKVMVPVSGWIKASKK